A window of Bacteroidota bacterium genomic DNA:
ACTTGATCCTAACAAGGGGCTTTTTGATGGAAAAATTCGCTGGGATAAAATGTTCAGACTCGTTAAATAGCCTGATTACGCAAATAAAGATATTATTTTTGTATTTATTTTATTACAAACCTTTAACTATGAATTTATGAAAAAGGCAAGCTTTATTTTTTTAATTCCGGTCATGACGCTGTTTTTACTCTCGTTTAACGCTCAGGCCAAGGATTTCAAGGGAATTGTTACTTATAAAATTACCATTCAGGGTGATGATATCCCCCCCGAAATGATGGCTTTCATGCCAAAGGTGATGACAGCAACCATCAAAGGAAACATGCTCAGAAACGAGTTTTCCATTACTACACCCATGGGAGCTATGAACCAGGTCCAGATCATGAATGGGGACGAAAAGGTAGTTTATCACCTGATGGATATGATGGGGCAGAAGTTCTATTATAAAATGACAGAGGAAGACATCAACGAAAACATGGAAAACGAGCCAAAACCGGATATCCAATATGTCAACGAAACCAAAACTATCGCCGGT
This region includes:
- a CDS encoding DUF4412 domain-containing protein, translated to MKKASFIFLIPVMTLFLLSFNAQAKDFKGIVTYKITIQGDDIPPEMMAFMPKVMTATIKGNMLRNEFSITTPMGAMNQVQIMNGDEKVVYHLMDMMGQKFYYKMTEEDINENMENEPKPDIQYVNETKTIAGYDCKKAIITIEEEDGKKNSFVIYYSPELGSASTNFDKAMFNGIDGLLMEFEANENGMIMKFEAIEVKKENVKDELFQVPAEYKETTPEELQRSFGG